ACTGGCACCAACAGGAACTTTTTTAGCACACTTAAAGATAGCTGTACCTTCGTCTATTTCATCAAACATGGCTACATAAATCATTTCGGCCCCTTCCTTGATAGCACCGGATAACTGTTTCCAAAGGAACGAACCCTTATTGCGCGGTATTTGCACACTATTCTCATGACCTTTCATATTACGCCAGGAGAAGCCCGGAAAAGCCAGAGGAGCATAGTCTACTTTATTTTTCTTAGCCCAGGCAATATCATCTTTAATCAGTTTCTGATAACGGGGATATGAATTCTCATTATAACGTCCCACGAACCACGGCATCACAACATCACACCGTTTTATCAATTCATGCAAGCGAGGGTCCGACTCAGTATCACCATTCAGTTCACGCCAATGCGTGGGTACTCCCAACATTACATTAAACCCCTGTGATTTCAAACCATTAATAATCTTTTCTGCTTCGTTCAGACCATAACGGCGACGGTCATTGAACCCTACACCCCAGATTGTAACCAGTGGTTTCCCATTATGATACAGATAGGACGGGTTCTTAGCATGATCCTTTAAAGCATGGCGCTGAGCTATGTCGGCAATATCCTTTAGCAGGACCTCTTCATCGCCAGGGCGCATACCACTCAAATCATACATCACACAAATGGCGCGTTCATACTTATTAGCAGCCTTCATTGCTGAGTTCAGTACTACGTTGAAGTGATTCAATCCGCTCTTATTGCGAATCTCGCCTACAAAGCGTTGCATGAAAACTCCATCCAGCCCGTACTCTTTCATCCATCTGAAGTGAGTATCCACCGTAGATTCATCATGCGAAGAGAAAGTATAGGCCGGAGTTCCATCGGCAAACTTGAACTCCGTCTTATACAGCTTTTTATATTCCGATACTTCGGGCCAAAAATCAATCGTACAAGAACCGGGGCGAAAACCGTCGTGCCCGGTATAGTGATACCAACCACGGCCGGCACCGTCGTCAGGGGCATTGAACCACCCCTGATAACCGGCCATCACCAATCCTTTATACGAATTATACTGCTTGCCAGCAGCTTGTGCTGTAACACCTATTGAAAACAGCATACATACAATAAACCAATTTATTCTTTTTACCATAACCTATTTTATCTATATCACTTTTTTAAAACGCTCTTTGCAATGTGTACTTTTCTCCCGGTCGGGTCTGTATATCATACTCGTATATCCTGTACAGGATGGGGTACTGCGCCTTTAGGCCCTCTGCCACCAAGGGCTCCTTGATATCTCCACGTTTCATCAACGGGTTCGGGTTCTCACCTTTAGCTTCTTTCAAGCCGGCACCTTCCAGCGGTACATACGAACGTATACGCAGGTTTCCACCGATACGTGAAGTTACAATAGCCGTCGTCAGCTCACCGCCATCCCAGTCCATATCAACTTCGAAAGCACCACGTGCCACCAGACCTTTCACACTACCTTTGCTCCATGCCGTAGGCAGGGCAGGTAACAGGTGCAGAG
This window of the Bacteroides intestinalis DSM 17393 genome carries:
- a CDS encoding glycoside hydrolase family 71/99-like protein, whose protein sequence is MVKRINWFIVCMLFSIGVTAQAAGKQYNSYKGLVMAGYQGWFNAPDDGAGRGWYHYTGHDGFRPGSCTIDFWPEVSEYKKLYKTEFKFADGTPAYTFSSHDESTVDTHFRWMKEYGLDGVFMQRFVGEIRNKSGLNHFNVVLNSAMKAANKYERAICVMYDLSGMRPGDEEVLLKDIADIAQRHALKDHAKNPSYLYHNGKPLVTIWGVGFNDRRRYGLNEAEKIINGLKSQGFNVMLGVPTHWRELNGDTESDPRLHELIKRCDVVMPWFVGRYNENSYPRYQKLIKDDIAWAKKNKVDYAPLAFPGFSWRNMKGHENSVQIPRNKGSFLWKQLSGAIKEGAEMIYVAMFDEIDEGTAIFKCAKKVPVGASTFVPIEEGIGSDHYLWLVGQAGKMLRKEKPLEMKQPERK